The Elaeis guineensis isolate ETL-2024a chromosome 5, EG11, whole genome shotgun sequence DNA segment ACACACCCACACCCACTCAAATATatgctccaaaaaaaaaaaaaaaattgaagtttcTTCTTTACAGGGTCCATCATGCATATTCAAGACTTAATTCAATCACTATAATACATTATACTCCCACTTCACAAGGTCACAACATTTGGGATCAAAATTCCCTGGGAGGGGAGGGATGGGGCTTTAGACAACTTTTTGTTGTTTAGGTAAAACCTATTCCAACCGCTTTATGTGCATTAAAATTATAGACAATTATATATATCCCGGTCGGGAACTACAAGGTGAAAAACCAGTCACTACCACTAAGATAGAGATTGCTTGGCACAAATATTAAAAAGTTTCAAGACTCCGTGAAGGGGCAAAGATGACCCAGATTAGCTTCCCTTGATACCTTACTGTGATCATTTGTATGAAGCAATTCAAAATTAACATGCTACTAGTTTCTGAATCACTTTTGTAAATGATCAAGATAATTTGGTTGCGTAGTAATGATACAAAGAATGGTATAGGAATTAAATACTAAGCACTAGGTACTTTTGCACCAATGATACAAAGAATGGTATTAGCAATTCTGTACATAACACCTTTACCATATTCCCGAGGTTGCTAAAATTTCTACCAGTGATGCCCTACAAGCTTCCTTTTATTTATGTGAAATCTACATTCCCACTTGCAAAAGAGAGAATGGTCATGATTATCCTTTTcacttataataataataatgcacAAACACTCTACAAACAAATAGTACCTCCTTGCAACTTCCATTTGCTCATATTTCTACATTTACATGCATTATCATTGTCATCAAACTAAAGACAGGCATTTGCATCAGCAAAGAACAATAAACCTAAAAGTCACTGAAGCAACTTTTTGCTTCCCTAACGACTCTTCTCCTGGGCCTTATCAACAACCTAAGTGGcaataataatttcaaaaaaaaataataataatttaacagATATTCAAATTAATATTTACATTTTGACTGAAAAGGGAAACCTTAATGATATTTGTTTTCTCCCCAATAATCAGCTCTCTCTTTCTCCATCATTCCCCCACCCAGTTCCTTGTGACATCAACATTTCATTAGAAATAAGCATATGCAAGCTGAAATTCCATGATTTATTGCCCAGTGTTGATAAAAATGATGTCTTTTCAAAATTTGGAAAATGTCACTACCTTGGTTTAAAGACTGAAGAAAAATGGACATCAACAGTATAATATTATAAACAGCATACACAACCAAAGAAAATATCTGGTGGAAATCAGTGATTACATCTAAAACTAAtgaaatataagaatataaaaggTATGCAATACATACGTCTTGCATAAGTCCATGAAATTTACAAAAACAGTCTTCTTAGTTCCTTCTCTGAGAACTTGTGGGGGCCTCATCACTGTCCGACGCCTATCTCCAGCAAGATCTGGATTATTTTCACGTAATATATTGAATACTCTATCCAATAGCTGCATGATCAAAATAAACATCAGCCTTCTGATATTAACTGTAAAAGAGTCAAAATTCTTTAAAGGGCAAGGCATGAATAAGTAAGAAACCATTAGAAAAAGGAAGTTAGATAACCATCAGATGCTACAGCTATGCATCAACATAGAAATCAATGCAGTTCAGCAACAAGAACTAGCAAAATATAGCTCTATGAATCATGTAAACCTATTTCTAGTCAGAAGATGCTGGTTAAAATGTCATCTGTAACTTCTAAACAACAGTCCCTGTCAGTCCTTTCAGTAAAGCCATAAATATTGCACCATAgattgtaaaaattaaaaaaataaagataaaacatGTAAAGGTTTCTCACAGATCTTGGAGATCGTCGACATAATAGCatgctattcttttttttttttttttttttttggggggggtgggGTTGGGGGGGGGGTTGGCTGGGTGGGCTGCCAGTAGGACCAAGCACCATGActatttgagataaatttttggtttccttttttattatttgattttcatTTATTAGACGAATTCCTCATGTATTATGGGAAATTTTTTATCACATGTTCTCCAAATTCTAATGATATACATGTAAAATGTAGATTTCATAGTTGATCTTGGCCATTTGTCACAACCAATTTCTCAAGATGCCTAAGAGTCATAGTTCCTCTATATCCTTGTTGCATACTCACTTACATAGGTCCAACAAATGACAGTTCAAACAGAAGTTGCAAGATACCACTAGCAGCAATGCGTGACTTCAAAATTCATCTGCCTTTAGCGTAGTTCTCAATGTAATGCACCATCAAAATCATTCATTTGAGACTTCTGGAGTTGCCTCTTGCTTTCATTCAGGAtgacaagaaactctttttttaacAAATAAATGTACATGCGCTCTAGTACAAAGAAGTATGTGGATCTCTGGAGCTCTAAACAGGAATTCTTGGCAAATGAGGATTCATAAAGCCAGCCCCAAATAGTTATGACTAAACTCAGTTGTTCATGGTTATGATGGTTATCCAACAGAAGTACAGTGAGTCTGTTTTACACTGGATGAGATGaacaataaagaaaaataaaaagtgcaTAAATTAAAGTGTCCTCTTTGTTTGCAAGAGAGAAATTTTAGCAATAGATACACATGTCTACATACTTATTTTGCAATACTTATGTCTACATACCAGTGAGTCAGGGGTTTTAAGCGGCAGAATCTGGTTCCTAATTAAGCTTGTGGAATTACATATGCAATGAGATAGAACCTATAGTCTTTGTGCATCCTAGTCTGGTGCCTTTCTAGATGTTTAAGTTCATGTACATTTATCCATTTAAGGAATTAAAGAAATCAATGAATTTTTGTGTGTTTTAGCTAACTTGAACATTGTGGGTATCAAAAATGAATAACAAACTGCAAATAAGAGCTATAGTGATATACGAATGGTACGGAGCAGCTATTTAGGTCTTGAAGCCTATAatcagtttgatcaaattaaaggtcAAGATCAATACAGTGGCTCAGCTTATATGTTAGAGACACATCCCATGATaaagaaattttataatcataaatacATCAAATACATTTGCTTGTTCCAATTACCTTTCTTCTAGATTATCTCAAAGTTACCCATTATTCCTTCTCAAGCtttatatctttttaaaaatttttagcccATCATCTTGCTACCCTAGCCTATTAATATACTGCATCACCCATTCAACCAGGTTGACATTTCAGAATTAGCATCTTCTTATGTGTGCATCAATCACCATTAACTCTTGCTAAAACTTGGATTGTAAACTAACCACATTataacaaaaatatctaaaaacaaGATATTGAAAGTTATAAAAACTTGAAGAGTTCAATCCAATAAAATGGAATTATATGCAACTATCATTCTCATAGTCAGAGTCGCTGCCTTCTAAGAACAAAGCATGAGTAAAGAGAAGACCAACATAGGAATCGAATTCACAACATGATGAAAAAAACAGACCTCTTCATACTTGTAATCACGATCAGTTCCTTCCCAAGGGTATCGAGCATCTCCTAGAACAATGCCCTCTCCTTCCTCATCCTCTCCAATTTGGTCACCTAAACATCAGTGAAATGATCACTAGTTCTACATATGGTACTACTTTAGGAGACCTAACAGATAGCTTACTATGATGGAACATGCTAAGTAAAACTCTCCTGGTTCTTTGGGTCCAAAAAATGACTCATTTTCTACAAGGAGTATTGCACACACAAATTCAAGTCCTTACCACTAAGGTCTTCTCCAGTGTCCCCATTTTCATCAGTCTCCACCTGAAATGACATGGTACCATAAAGTTAACATCATCCTACCAAGGATGCTGTCTTAAGGGGAGGGGGGGGGGATCCAATCTACATCATATGATCTGTGTGTAATCTGACccgtttcttcttctttttcttcatgccaACAAAGCTTAATTCACCGGACTCAGCAACTGCATTATGAAAATACACAGGTAActtcacaaattgtcatctttaaGCGTCATTAAAAAAGTCATATAGTTTTTAGAAATAGAGTCATTCTGCCCACCAAACTCAGCTCTAGAACATTTTTTTTACCAGTTCAAGTACAAGCGCACCTGTTAAATTTTCTGTTTTCTCAGCTAGTTTATCCGCATCATCAGCAGGATCCTGAATTaccaccttcttttttttcttcttctttgtaggaTCGAAGGGGGCAACCTACAACAAATTACCACGAATACATGACATTGATTTTTTTTCCCCACGAAGAAAAAGGACACGAAAACACAATTATACTTGCAAAATTGTCACAAATTATTGGAGATGCATCAAGAAAAAAACCACAAGTGTGGTTCTTATTCCCATTGTACAACATTAACCCTAGTTTCACAGTGACCACGTATATGTTCTTCACTCCAACAACAAAGCAAGCCTGACTGATACACAaagaataaatcttttttttaaaaaaaaaagaaactgacGAACAAAAGACTACAGAAATTTACCTCCGGCACCTCCTCCTTCATCTCAGCTGGGTTTTCTTCAGCCATATTAATCGTCCCTTCAATCCTCAGAAAAAGGAACAAGCCTGACCCTAAACAAAAGACAGGAAAGGAATCAGTACCAGTTATTGCATTTAACCAGGGAAGAAAAAAGAATCATCAAACCCTCCGTAAGGATTaagaaaataaacaaataaaCGGTAGAATAATCAAAAACATCGAATCGCCAGATGTATGAGATCAAAGAAAACCCTAAATCTCGAACAATAGGACCAAAATCTACCTCTTTTTTGTGGAAAAATGGGAAAATGATAAGAAATTCTTGAAGCGTGTGGAAATACAGATAAGCTATCAGAAATACCTTAATCCCTCTAGAGAGAGCGAATCGACTGATTCTTGAAAGAACAAAGAGGAGCCAGAGATTTCAACTGTTGTGCGAGAGCCTTCGCAAGAGAGGCTCCGGCGAGAGTGTTTGCCCTCGTGCGCCGCATTATAAGGGAACGATTAGGGCTGGAATTGGACCCGGGCCGGCCCGGTTTTAGATCAGGCCAAGGGCCCGAAAGATCTTGGACCGAATTTGAACTCAAATAAGGAAGGGGTCATTTGTgccaaagaaaaattctttgtacGCCGGGTGGTGCAAAAAACTGACATGGAGCACGTCACCTCATTTGATTgattcatataattattattatttaatatatatttaatatttatagaataattttttatttaaaatttttatattataaaatatttctgtcttttagaaaaaattatgacattctgtggtaTAATATGATCTATGACCTAAAATAtcatgatataaaaaaatatttttatccaactattttttaatacatatttaatacctACAAAtaactttttcgtttgaaatttttgattaatgaaaatacttctatttttaaaaaattatgacatcttgtgtatattatgacattctgcattatattataacatcctgtggataaaatttatgactttttggatgcaggatgttataatgtgcatatagaatgtcataattttttcaaaaaataaaaatattttcgtcatacaaaatttttaaacgaaaaaattgaCTTGCAGACATTAAATATGTGTTAAAAAATGATGATTACGTAGATCAATCTAAGATGATGTACTCCACGTTGAATTTTGTACACCGctcatggtgcacaaagaattttactTGTGTCGCATTATAAAGAAATGATTAGGGTTGAAATTAAATCTGGGCCGGACCGATTTTAGGTCAGGCCAAGGGCCCGAAAGATTTTGGACCGAATTTGAACTCAAATAAAGGAGGGGTCATCTGTTTTGCATGTGTCAGTGCATATAGGAATACGTAACAGCGCCATCTAATACTAAAATCAtcggtttaaaattaaaataaatatattttaatagataaatatgtaaaaaaatatatttataagaatatacatataataataatgttataaaaatattcatataactaaacatatatatatatatatatatataattttatttttatttatatacttTAATATTCAGACTAATTTAGTGTTTGCTCATCAATATCTtttagctcaagaaaaaattgattcgATGGTTGcattacaaaaaatatatatatattattagaaaGAGGAGGAATTCAACTAGTCTGGATAAATTTTCAATTATATCCATTAATCTATCAtccatttttgaaataaaaaaataatttcataatttgattaatttttaatttaaataaatatgatcATGGCTAATGACATCAATTGAACTGCTATATCAAAGCTATTCATGCAAAACTAATATTTTATGAGGACAACATATAAAACTCAATTTTGAGAAGGTATTCATGGAAATTCAATATTTAAGaggatatttatataaaaaagttAAGAATATTTTTGCATGTACATTctcttatatatataaaattttatgaatattCATAAAATTGCTATGTGCATGTAtatctttataaatatttctttttatatgTATACTTATCAAGAATATttcaatcattttaattttaatctattaATTTCTTAATGACTTTAAATAGCATGAGTacatctataaaaataaataaataaatatatataataaatattttatgaagataatatgtaaatattaattttataaaaatattcacataaattttAATGCTTGGAAGGTTACGTATGTAAAATAATAAAGAACTCATAGATTAGATTTGAGTATATTACTGGTCCGACTCCAGCTGGAACGGCTTCCATAATAGTGTCCAAACTCGAGTCCAAATAGAGCTTGAAATTAGATACTTATTTATGGACTGCtgaaaaaataaaattggcaTTTCCAATTATGTTATCAATTTACTTTTATGATCATTAAATGATTGTTAACGAGAATATATGATACTTATTAAAAAATTGAAGCCATGGTACGAAAACTTGAAATATTAAGCTTCAATTAAATTCAGATTGGCCCAACAGGATTCGTGTAAGGCCCAGGCCCGGGCTTGGGTCGGGTAGGCATTGGCCCAATCAAGAACATGCCCTCTGTTCGATCCATTGGACAATGCACTGTTTTAGAGCACAAAAGGCACCAACGTCCCTCCTGTCTTCAGTACAGTGGTGAAGGAAGAGGCGCGCCTGACGTCCAGAAGTAACCATCACCTCGTCTCGAAGAAGACgatgatgataaaaatatatatatatatttgatacgtaaaaaatatttttttaaattattttttaaaaattttaaaaaaataaaaatataattttaacatatttaattgatcattaaaaataatttattataaaatagttaatatttgattaaatatttatttttttaaaaaaattatataaaatatctattatcttcttaataaatataaaatcataccttattatttctaaactttatataaatataaatataatattaatatattataatataatattggaccataataatttattatattaatataatataatatatattatataatattaatattttaatacaataaatttattaatatagatataaatataatattaaattaatattaatattaatatattaatataaatattatactaatgtaaatattaaaataatatgaaaataaaataaatattataatttaatattaatatcatattcatataaatattaagatatataaatataatattatattattatttggtattttatcataatcttctattgatattttgtaaaattttaaccgtaaatcttaaaaaaatattttgagtaAGAAAAAAATCATTACTTTCCATTCTTTCCGTGGGTTTTTACTtcatgaaatatgaaaaaaaaatttatgaaaagaacttcttttactttttttttttcttaaaattttaatcaaataagagatcttctcttcattttttaaaaactatctccTCTTTTCACTTTCCGTCAATCAAACGTGGCTTAAATGTTGCAAACTACGAAGAACCCGTTTAGGAGACAGGAGTGTTCAGGCAACTCAAATTTTTCCATGCTAGTTTATGTTGGAGTAACAGCTTAGAGAGGGGCAAGAGTTTGTACAGCTAATAAATTATTAGATTCGGAAGATGGCATGCAGGCCCTTGCTTAAAAGAGACGATATGAAGCATAGAGGTGGGTGCATTTCCTTTGTGGAATTTTGTCTACGATGTCCCCTACTGGATGAGGTACAGCAATGGTCCCGGTTTTCATGGAAAATATAGCCAAGCCTTGTTATTCAATTTAATGATCAAATAAGAGCCTTCTATTCCATTATAAGAACAACCCTTAATAACAAATCTTGCATTGGATCATATCATAATTCTACGTGATAGTGGCAACGTAATGCCATTGGACTTATAATTAAACAATGTGATCGATTGGCATCGCAATTTGTAGTTGACCTACATTTAAAGTTCAGCTGCTGGGTTTTGTCTTAATCTTGAAAATGAACTCCAGTATCAAAGTTGAATTAGgtataagatttttttatttaattagactCGATCAAATATGATTGGGTCATGTTCATGCATGTCAAACTATGTACATGATTGGGTTAAGAGTTGCATGAAATAGTATAGATGGTTGTGGTCAATTGATCATCCTTTCCTCCTCCAGTTTTTTGTTGTGGTAATTAGGTGATCttgatttctttttgtttttttgggtGGGGGATGGGGACCTATGATGGATGGCGAATTGTATTTATCATTCTTtatttgatatattatgataatataatcaTTTTTCATTTTCCAGTGATGTTGACTTAGAATAGATGGTTCATATTCTACTATTTTTTGATTAGAGGTCATCTTTGAAATTTTAcccaaaaaggaggaaaaaaaaagtcatcttcagaaaaagaaaaaaaaaaaaaaaggaaagtctAACAAGATACCATTTGTCCAACCTACTTGCTTTTGCTGCAAAATCATGAGATGCTTGC contains these protein-coding regions:
- the LOC105044845 gene encoding eukaryotic translation initiation factor 2 subunit beta isoform X1, encoding MAEENPAEMKEEVPEVAPFDPTKKKKKKKVVIQDPADDADKLAEKTENLTVAESGELSFVGMKKKKKKRVETDENGDTGEDLSGDQIGEDEEGEGIVLGDARYPWEGTDRDYKYEELLDRVFNILRENNPDLAGDRRRTVMRPPQVLREGTKKTVFVNFMDLCKTMHRQPEHVMTFLLAEMGTSGSLDGQQRLVIKGRFAPKNFEGILRRYVNEYVICNGCKSPDTILSKENRLFFLRCEQCGSARSVAPIKAGFVARVGRRKAGT